A part of Sulfurimonas sp. HSL-1716 genomic DNA contains:
- a CDS encoding class II aldolase and adducin N-terminal domain-containing protein, with product MNKQLVQSQIKTFSLSMFRKDFFGIYHGSISAKTDSNQFIINTDDAIFDSLNERTLIELNFKKDYRWKQASLDADIHKNIYAQISDAKFVTFTMPPFTTAYSLDHNIIIPKDYFGYMEIGRLDIVSPQQFEDWYDRAQSEITKYLKTNDTDIMVIRGYGIYAYNRDIHLMAKKLAILEKSCRLLMLERDKKSLSFD from the coding sequence ATGAATAAACAACTCGTACAATCTCAGATCAAAACATTTTCCCTCTCCATGTTCAGGAAGGATTTCTTTGGGATCTATCACGGTTCCATATCGGCCAAGACAGACTCGAATCAGTTCATCATAAATACGGACGATGCGATCTTCGATTCACTTAATGAGAGAACTCTCATAGAACTTAACTTCAAAAAAGATTATAGATGGAAACAGGCGAGTCTTGATGCAGACATCCATAAAAACATATATGCTCAAATAAGCGATGCCAAGTTCGTCACTTTTACAATGCCCCCTTTTACGACGGCTTATTCGCTCGATCACAACATCATAATCCCAAAAGATTATTTCGGATATATGGAGATCGGACGTTTGGATATCGTCAGCCCTCAGCAGTTTGAAGATTGGTATGACAGGGCCCAAAGCGAGATCACAAAGTATCTAAAAACAAACGATACGGATATCATGGTCATACGCGGGTACGGTATCTATGCATATAACAGGGATATTCATCTTATGGCAAAAAAGCTCGCCATCTTGGAAAAAAGCTGTAGACTTTTGATGCTTGAGAGAGACAAAAAATCTCTCTCTTTCGATTAA
- a CDS encoding sulfite:cytochrome C oxidoreductase subunit B codes for MKKLLLLLAFSTAMFAQVSKAVEVPYISYEIKMGKGFDEVNANCLMCHSFGYITNQGPQSRAFWKAKVDKMITHFKAPIAKSDAKIIVNYLSKHYGNGK; via the coding sequence ATGAAAAAACTATTATTACTACTGGCATTTAGTACGGCGATGTTCGCACAGGTCAGTAAAGCCGTCGAAGTTCCCTACATCTCTTATGAGATCAAGATGGGTAAAGGGTTTGACGAAGTAAACGCAAACTGTCTGATGTGCCACTCTTTTGGATATATCACGAATCAGGGCCCGCAGTCTCGTGCGTTTTGGAAGGCAAAAGTAGACAAGATGATAACACACTTTAAAGCACCTATCGCCAAATCGGATGCAAAAATCATCGTAAACTACCTGAGCAAACACTACGGAAACGGCAAATAA
- a CDS encoding molybdopterin-dependent oxidoreductase: protein MKRRDFFKTAAVMGAATVGSSAFGSETTTRQPIDNRPISKINFPEKRPMITYSDRPPLLEAPRETFTQTITPNDQFFVRWHLPEIPTYNDTDKFTISINGLVKTPYQITLKQLKEDFEQVEVTAVMQCGGNSRSAFQPITGGIQWGSGAMGCAKWKGVRLSDLLHRAGLQKESEWIGFNGLDNAAYYKTPNFVRELHLSELDDHVIVAYEMNGEDLPYLNGYPVRLVLPGYYSDSWVKMLSNITVTDKYKNLFFMDVAYRVPDNETESETPEHKYKTTKPITTMNVKSVIGFPANGETVAYGSQLVVRGVAFDSGIGIKDVFISLDDGKTWEAAILDDGKAGRYAYRGFRYSFKPETYGEVRIMAKAVDKLGNEQPLTKDVKWNHGGYKFNGIDVVTIKIA, encoded by the coding sequence ATGAAAAGAAGAGATTTCTTTAAAACGGCTGCCGTTATGGGAGCCGCTACAGTCGGTAGCAGCGCTTTTGGTAGTGAAACTACCACAAGACAGCCTATAGACAATAGACCGATATCTAAAATCAATTTTCCGGAAAAACGGCCGATGATCACCTATTCCGACCGTCCTCCGCTTCTGGAAGCACCGCGTGAAACTTTTACGCAAACCATTACTCCAAACGATCAGTTCTTTGTCAGATGGCATCTTCCTGAGATTCCGACATATAACGATACAGACAAGTTCACTATTTCCATAAACGGTTTGGTAAAGACTCCTTATCAGATAACCCTCAAACAGCTAAAAGAAGATTTTGAACAGGTCGAAGTCACTGCTGTAATGCAGTGCGGCGGAAACAGTCGTTCGGCATTTCAGCCGATAACAGGCGGTATCCAATGGGGCAGCGGTGCTATGGGCTGTGCTAAATGGAAAGGTGTAAGACTCAGCGATCTGCTTCACCGCGCAGGACTTCAAAAAGAATCCGAATGGATTGGTTTTAACGGTCTGGATAATGCAGCATACTACAAAACCCCGAACTTCGTACGCGAACTTCATCTAAGCGAGCTGGATGACCACGTCATCGTTGCATATGAGATGAACGGCGAAGACCTGCCGTACTTAAACGGATATCCGGTACGTCTGGTTCTTCCCGGATACTACTCCGACAGCTGGGTCAAGATGTTAAGCAATATCACCGTAACTGACAAATACAAAAATCTTTTCTTTATGGATGTCGCTTACCGCGTTCCGGATAACGAAACCGAGTCCGAAACTCCCGAGCACAAATATAAAACGACCAAACCGATTACCACTATGAACGTAAAATCCGTCATAGGTTTTCCTGCAAACGGAGAGACCGTCGCATACGGCTCGCAGCTGGTTGTACGCGGTGTTGCATTTGACAGCGGTATCGGTATCAAAGACGTATTTATATCTTTAGACGACGGCAAAACATGGGAAGCAGCCATACTCGATGACGGCAAAGCCGGACGCTATGCGTACAGAGGATTTAGATACAGTTTTAAACCCGAAACCTACGGCGAAGTAAGAATCATGGCTAAAGCGGTGGATAAACTCGGTAATGAACAGCCTCTTACAAAAGACGTCAAATGGAACCACGGCGGATACAAATTCAACGGTATCGACGTAGTAACGATCAAAATCGCATAA